The DNA window CTTCAGGAGCGCACTGGCGGCTTTACGGAGTTTGTGCCGCTGCCGTTCGTTCACATGGAGGCGCCACTCTATTTCCGAGGGCGCGCCCGTAAAGGGCCGACCTTCCGCGAGACCTTGCTGATGCACGCCGTGGCGCGGCTCGCATTGCATCCGCTTATAACCAACATTCAGGTCTCCTGGGTAAAGCTCGGTCCGGAAGGCGTGAAGGCCTGCCTTGCGGCCGGCGCCAACGATCTTGGCGGCACCCTGATGAACGAGAGCATCTCGCGCGCTGCGGGCACCGAGCATGGCCAGGAATTCGCGCCCGAGGCAATGGATGACATCATCCGAACGAGTGGCCGGATTTCGATGCAACGGACATCGCTCTACGCGGCCGCTGCGCCGGACCGCGTCGTGGCCTCTTACAGCGCGCCGCCATTGCAGCCGATGGTTCTGGGAGAAATCAACATGCGAGGCGCGATGAACGCGGCTCCACTTCCGGCCTGATGCTGGGCAAGGGACTTCGAGAATGAGTGGAAGCGAGACGATAGCGGTACTTGGTGGGACAGGGAACGAGGGTGGTGGACTGGCTTTGCGGTTCGCGCATGCCGGTTATCCGGTCGTGATCGGTTCGCGTGATGCGGCCCGCGCGGCTGAGGCCGCCAGCAAGATCAACGAGCGGATCGGTCATTCGCGCACGCGAGGGACAGATAACGCTCAGGCTGTCACCGGAGCTCAGATTGTGCTCCTGACCGTACCGTTTGCGGGACAAGTAAAGACCGTCGAACCTCTGCGGGACGCATTGCAGGGAAAGATACTGATCGACGCCACCGTGCCGCTGGTGCCGCCGAAAGTCAGCCGCGTGCAACTTCCGGACGGTGGGTCCGCCGTTGCGAATTTGCAGGCTCTGCTCGGAGGCGGCGTGCGCGTCGTATCGGCGTTCCAGAACGTCTCGGCCCATCACCTCGCCGATCTTGATCATGACGTCGATTGTGACGTGCTGGTTTGCGGTGACGATGGAACGGCTTGCGAAAAAGTCATCGAATTGGTGGAAGCGATCGGGCTGCGGGGTATCTACGCTGGAACAGCCGGCAATTCCGCAGCAGCAGAAGCATTGACTTCGGTGCTGATCGCGATCAATCGGCGATATAAGATCCCCCGCAGTGGAATCCGTATCACCGGTTTGCCGGTCAAGGAAAAACTGTGAGTTGTCTAGCGTCGGTGCGGCGGTCATTTCCAGTGCGATCGTTGCCAAAAGTTGATGC is part of the Bradyrhizobium canariense genome and encodes:
- the npdG gene encoding NADPH-dependent F420 reductase; translation: MSGSETIAVLGGTGNEGGGLALRFAHAGYPVVIGSRDAARAAEAASKINERIGHSRTRGTDNAQAVTGAQIVLLTVPFAGQVKTVEPLRDALQGKILIDATVPLVPPKVSRVQLPDGGSAVANLQALLGGGVRVVSAFQNVSAHHLADLDHDVDCDVLVCGDDGTACEKVIELVEAIGLRGIYAGTAGNSAAAEALTSVLIAINRRYKIPRSGIRITGLPVKEKL